A window of the Serratia sarumanii genome harbors these coding sequences:
- the tssK gene encoding type VI secretion system baseplate subunit TssK: MKDAHKVVWTEGMFLRPHHFQQAENYLEGYMRNWGQAHSGCFWGFLTLDLDQTLLRQGKIALNAASGIMPDGTPFRFSGAQQAPAPLTIAENKTGENVVLALPTYRAGREDVIFQESPEALARYLAYENEVDDLNAVSVGSAALQFGRLRLRLMLESELNAEWTALGVTRVLEKRGDNSLRLDTAQIPPMLNCQGNPVLKTFINDLQGLLQQRSQQMSQRLLQPGRGGSSEMVDFMLLQLINRHLGQVSHAYHLDHLHPERLFADWLQFATELASFSAQRTPEGRLPVYDHDNLALCFGKLMLLLRQGLSVVLEDNAIQLTLVERSHGLNVATVQDAKMMRDFGFVLAVRADVAAEVLLTHFPAQMKIAPVTRIRDLVQLQLPGIGLRTMPAAPRQIPYHAGYTYFELEKGGDLWKQMEKSSAFALHLAGEFPGLDMEFWAIRSHTDR, translated from the coding sequence ATGAAAGATGCTCATAAGGTTGTCTGGACTGAGGGGATGTTTTTGCGCCCCCACCATTTCCAGCAGGCGGAAAACTATCTCGAAGGCTATATGCGCAACTGGGGCCAGGCCCACAGCGGCTGTTTCTGGGGATTCCTCACCCTGGATCTGGACCAAACGCTGCTGCGCCAGGGCAAGATTGCCCTCAACGCCGCCAGCGGCATCATGCCGGACGGCACGCCTTTTCGCTTCTCCGGCGCCCAGCAGGCGCCCGCGCCGCTGACCATCGCCGAAAACAAGACCGGTGAAAACGTGGTGCTGGCCCTGCCGACCTACCGCGCGGGGCGTGAAGACGTGATCTTTCAGGAAAGCCCGGAGGCGCTGGCGCGCTACCTGGCTTACGAGAACGAAGTCGACGATCTCAACGCCGTCTCGGTGGGCAGCGCGGCGCTGCAGTTCGGCCGCCTGCGCCTGCGGCTGATGCTGGAGAGCGAGCTCAACGCCGAATGGACGGCGCTCGGCGTGACCCGCGTGCTGGAAAAACGCGGCGACAACAGCCTGCGCCTCGATACCGCGCAGATCCCGCCGATGCTGAACTGCCAGGGCAACCCGGTACTGAAAACCTTCATCAACGATCTGCAGGGCCTGCTGCAACAGCGCAGCCAGCAGATGAGCCAGCGCCTGCTGCAGCCGGGCCGCGGCGGCAGTTCCGAAATGGTCGATTTCATGCTGCTGCAGCTGATCAACCGCCACCTCGGCCAGGTGAGCCACGCCTACCACCTCGACCATCTGCACCCGGAGCGCCTGTTCGCCGATTGGCTGCAGTTCGCCACCGAGCTCGCCAGCTTCTCGGCGCAGCGCACCCCGGAAGGCCGTCTACCGGTGTATGACCACGACAACCTGGCGCTGTGCTTCGGCAAGCTGATGCTGTTGCTGCGCCAGGGGCTGTCGGTGGTGCTGGAAGACAACGCCATTCAGCTGACGCTGGTCGAACGCTCCCACGGGCTGAACGTCGCCACCGTGCAGGACGCCAAAATGATGCGCGACTTCGGCTTCGTGCTGGCGGTGCGCGCCGACGTGGCCGCCGAGGTGTTGCTGACCCATTTCCCGGCGCAGATGAAGATCGCCCCGGTCACGCGCATCCGCGATTTGGTGCAGCTGCAGCTGCCAGGCATCGGTTTGCGCACCATGCCCGCCGCGCCGCGCCAGATCCCCTATCACGCCGGCTACACCTACTTCGAGCTGGAAAAAGGCGGCGACCTGTGGAAACAGATGGAAAAATCCAGCGCCTTCGCTCTGCACCTGGCGGGCGAATTCCCGGGGCTGGACATGGAATTTTGGGCGATTCGCAGCCATACGGACCGGTAA
- the tssM gene encoding type VI secretion system membrane subunit TssM: MLSTLFSIITSRLLWGFVGITALAFIIWMIGPLVAIGDYRPLEPELNRQIAIGVIYLIWFLCRLIPRLYSAWFNSRLLSNLRAAEAVPAEDGKPEVKQDDQLAQRFDEAAQLLKKARFTPGQGDGKHRWMTRFSRQYLYQLPWYVIIGAPGAGKTTALVNSGLHFPLADRFGKSALRGVGGTRNCDWWFTNDAVLLDTAGRYTTQESQREEDAGEWQSFVALLKKYRTRQPINGVMVTISVADLLSDSAEARAAQASALRKRLIELHEQLGIHFPVYVLVTKTDLLNGFMAYFGSFDKAQRDQIWGFTFPYERSRQPDFNLNAAFEQQYALLQQRLDAALPDTLLMEHDARQRAESYLFPQEFAALRPLLGQYLEQVFATSSFETRFTPRGIYFTSGTQEGLPFDRVMGELNRYLQLPTANSGAQANAAWDSVGQEAPIPAAKGQSFFLKETLESVVFQESGLAGSNRWWEYRNRALHWAGYIALAVILAVLAMLWFTSYGNNKAYLAEVAAKVPGVERQGQNLTQLGNGDMFSLLPFLNSLLHLPDSQNFSLDDPPFTYRMGLFRGDQVSDAGNALYQKALKELLLPQVAQQIATTLRNDNHGDADFSYEALKAYQMLYLPKQYDGKFLRAWVMLNLQRNLPQGSTQKQLQQIEWHLGQLLDAQIQASPYAKDDPLVAQAQAAINRAPLSQRVYGRLKRLLLKQTDIKPVSLVDLAGPQTELAFSRKSGKPVTDGVPGLFTSQGYWKAFNDNIDPVTDTLRKEDVWVLNSQTPEQKSADLTKTIRQLYMQDFISAWDELLGDIQLANIGNLTQRISSARLLSGNPSPMRNLLVNVSKNVTLRDEKSDADSRSLLAKTEDRLNQNANRTLEALFTNRPANADGDVSAQPEQLVMAHFAPLLELAQSQGEGNKAIPFDSVLKQVDELYSYLTAVQGAANSGMSAPPSDIIPRLQAESGRLPVPFKQMLLSLAIGASSDTQRKEMENVKKRISFEVGSFCRQAIAGRYPLVARARQDVTPDDLARMFAPNSGLMDSFFRDNLQGKVDTTRANWRFTPGVDGKTLPGGEGILRSFQQAQRIRDAFFANGTATPSYRVTVRPVRMDNDILNLTLDIDGQLFKYSHGPQVPLVVSWPGTRNTNQVHLQLALANGTTASLVTSGPWALNRLVDMAQSSGTGGLGRQATFNLDGHRVTLEFTPNSIRNPFQLPAFSCP; this comes from the coding sequence ATGCTCAGTACGTTATTCTCCATCATCACCAGCCGCCTGCTGTGGGGCTTTGTCGGCATTACCGCGCTGGCGTTCATCATCTGGATGATCGGCCCGCTGGTGGCCATCGGCGACTATCGCCCGCTGGAGCCGGAACTCAACCGCCAGATCGCCATCGGCGTTATCTACCTGATCTGGTTCCTGTGCCGCCTGATCCCGCGCCTCTACAGCGCCTGGTTCAACAGCCGCCTGCTGAGCAACCTGCGCGCCGCCGAAGCGGTGCCGGCGGAAGACGGCAAGCCCGAGGTCAAACAAGACGATCAGTTGGCGCAGCGCTTCGACGAAGCGGCGCAGCTGCTGAAAAAGGCGCGCTTCACACCGGGCCAGGGCGACGGCAAACACCGCTGGATGACCCGCTTTAGCCGCCAGTACCTGTACCAGCTGCCGTGGTATGTGATCATCGGCGCGCCCGGCGCCGGCAAGACCACCGCGCTGGTCAACTCCGGCCTGCACTTCCCGCTGGCGGATCGCTTCGGCAAATCCGCGCTGCGCGGCGTGGGCGGCACCCGCAACTGCGACTGGTGGTTTACCAACGACGCCGTGCTGCTCGACACCGCCGGCCGCTACACCACGCAGGAAAGCCAGCGCGAAGAAGACGCCGGCGAGTGGCAAAGCTTCGTCGCGCTGCTGAAAAAATACCGCACCCGTCAGCCGATCAACGGCGTGATGGTGACCATCAGCGTCGCCGATCTGCTGAGCGACAGCGCCGAAGCGCGCGCCGCCCAGGCCAGCGCGCTGCGCAAACGCCTGATCGAACTGCACGAACAGCTGGGCATTCACTTCCCGGTCTATGTGCTGGTCACCAAAACCGACCTGCTCAACGGCTTTATGGCCTACTTCGGCAGCTTCGACAAAGCACAGCGCGACCAGATCTGGGGGTTCACCTTCCCTTACGAGCGCTCGCGGCAGCCGGACTTCAACCTGAACGCCGCTTTCGAACAGCAATACGCCCTGCTGCAACAGCGGCTGGACGCGGCGCTGCCTGATACGCTGCTGATGGAGCACGACGCGCGCCAGCGCGCCGAAAGCTACCTGTTCCCGCAGGAGTTCGCCGCGCTGCGCCCGCTGCTCGGCCAATACCTGGAGCAGGTGTTCGCCACCTCCAGTTTTGAAACCCGCTTTACCCCGCGCGGCATCTATTTCACCAGCGGCACGCAGGAAGGCCTGCCGTTCGACCGGGTGATGGGCGAGCTGAACCGCTATCTGCAGCTGCCGACGGCAAACTCAGGGGCGCAGGCCAACGCGGCCTGGGACAGCGTGGGCCAGGAAGCGCCAATCCCGGCGGCCAAGGGCCAAAGCTTCTTCCTGAAAGAGACGTTGGAATCGGTGGTTTTCCAGGAATCCGGGCTGGCGGGCAGCAACCGCTGGTGGGAATACCGCAACCGCGCCCTGCACTGGGCGGGTTACATCGCACTGGCGGTGATCCTGGCGGTGCTGGCGATGCTCTGGTTCACCAGCTACGGCAACAACAAGGCCTATCTGGCGGAAGTGGCCGCCAAGGTGCCCGGCGTCGAGCGCCAGGGGCAAAACCTGACGCAGTTGGGCAACGGCGACATGTTCTCGCTGCTGCCGTTCCTCAACAGCCTGCTGCACCTGCCGGACAGCCAAAACTTTTCGCTGGACGATCCGCCGTTCACCTACCGCATGGGGCTGTTCCGCGGCGATCAGGTGAGCGACGCCGGCAATGCGCTGTACCAAAAAGCGCTGAAAGAGCTGCTGCTGCCGCAGGTGGCGCAACAGATCGCCACCACGCTGCGCAACGACAACCACGGCGATGCGGACTTCAGCTACGAAGCGCTGAAGGCCTACCAGATGCTGTATCTGCCGAAGCAGTACGACGGTAAATTCCTGCGCGCCTGGGTGATGCTCAACCTGCAGCGCAACCTGCCGCAGGGCAGCACCCAGAAACAGCTGCAGCAGATCGAATGGCATTTGGGCCAGCTGCTGGATGCGCAGATCCAGGCCTCGCCTTACGCCAAAGACGACCCGCTGGTGGCGCAGGCGCAGGCCGCCATCAACCGGGCGCCGCTGTCGCAGCGCGTCTACGGCCGCCTCAAGCGCCTGCTGCTGAAGCAGACCGACATCAAGCCGGTCAGTCTGGTCGATTTGGCCGGCCCGCAGACCGAGCTGGCGTTCAGCCGCAAAAGCGGCAAACCGGTGACCGACGGCGTGCCGGGCCTGTTTACCTCGCAGGGGTATTGGAAAGCGTTCAACGACAACATCGATCCGGTGACCGACACCCTGCGCAAGGAAGACGTCTGGGTGTTGAACAGCCAGACGCCGGAGCAGAAGAGCGCTGATTTGACCAAAACCATCCGCCAGCTGTACATGCAGGACTTCATCAGCGCCTGGGATGAGCTGCTGGGGGATATCCAACTGGCCAACATCGGCAACCTGACCCAGCGCATCAGCAGCGCGCGCCTGCTGTCCGGCAACCCGTCGCCGATGCGTAACCTGCTGGTCAACGTCAGCAAAAACGTCACCCTGCGCGACGAGAAAAGCGACGCCGACTCCCGCTCGCTGCTGGCCAAAACCGAAGACAGACTGAATCAAAACGCCAACCGCACGCTGGAAGCGCTGTTCACCAACCGGCCGGCCAACGCCGACGGCGACGTATCCGCCCAGCCGGAACAGCTGGTGATGGCGCACTTCGCGCCGCTGCTGGAGCTAGCGCAAAGCCAGGGCGAAGGCAATAAGGCGATCCCTTTCGACAGCGTGCTCAAGCAGGTCGATGAGCTGTACAGCTATCTGACGGCGGTTCAGGGCGCGGCCAACAGCGGCATGTCGGCGCCACCGAGCGACATCATCCCGCGTCTGCAGGCCGAATCCGGCCGCTTGCCGGTGCCGTTCAAACAGATGCTGCTGTCGCTGGCGATCGGCGCCAGCAGCGACACCCAGCGCAAAGAGATGGAGAACGTGAAAAAGCGCATCAGCTTCGAGGTCGGCAGTTTCTGCCGCCAGGCGATCGCCGGCCGTTATCCGCTGGTGGCACGGGCGCGCCAGGACGTGACGCCGGACGATCTGGCGCGCATGTTCGCGCCGAACAGCGGGCTGATGGACAGCTTCTTCCGCGACAACCTGCAGGGCAAGGTCGACACCACCCGCGCCAACTGGCGCTTTACCCCTGGCGTGGACGGCAAGACGCTGCCCGGCGGCGAAGGCATCCTGCGTTCCTTCCAGCAGGCGCAGCGCATCCGCGACGCCTTCTTCGCCAACGGTACCGCGACGCCCTCTTACCGCGTGACCGTGCGGCCGGTGCGGATGGATAACGACATCCTCAACCTGACGCTGGATATCGACGGCCAGCTGTTCAAATACAGCCACGGCCCGCAGGTGCCGCTGGTGGTCAGTTGGCCGGGCACCCGCAATACCAACCAGGTGCATCTGCAGCTGGCGCTGGCCAACGGCACCACCGCCAGCCTGGTGACCAGCGGGCCGTGGGCGCTGAACCGCCTGGTGGATATGGCGCAGTCTTCGGGCACCGGCGGCCTCGGCCGTCAGGCGACCTTCAATCTTGACGGCCACCGCGTCACGCTGGAGTTCACGCCCAACAGCATTCGCAATCCGTTCCAACTGCCGGCCTTCTCGTGCCCGTAG
- the tagF gene encoding type VI secretion system-associated protein TagF, translating into MSTDSSAPTSIGWYGKLPSAGDFLQRRLPDPVVNNWAHWFHNGLVNLQRDAQGPNGHPFSNAPVWNFVIPATLGSPYVQMGCLLPARDRVGRRYPICALRLFSQQDWRPQQLNMAASWYQQLGYTLLNGVRNGFSAEQIDRTLQAIPALPSPPAEADSEILSIIGFQHPDVPGLGWQQAADCFDPAQYTSFWWTNQADGHPLYTHVHSGNLTVQLFSLLFEPNGWARPGRGGQYPQMFD; encoded by the coding sequence ATGAGCACTGATTCAAGCGCCCCGACGAGCATCGGCTGGTACGGCAAACTCCCTTCCGCCGGCGACTTCCTGCAACGCCGCCTGCCCGATCCGGTGGTCAACAACTGGGCCCACTGGTTCCATAACGGGCTGGTGAATTTGCAGCGCGATGCGCAGGGGCCGAACGGCCACCCGTTCAGCAACGCACCGGTGTGGAACTTCGTGATCCCCGCCACGCTCGGCAGCCCGTACGTGCAGATGGGTTGCCTGTTGCCGGCGCGCGATCGCGTCGGGCGACGCTACCCGATCTGCGCGCTGCGCCTGTTCAGCCAACAGGATTGGCGGCCGCAACAGCTGAACATGGCGGCGAGCTGGTACCAACAGCTCGGTTATACCCTGCTGAACGGCGTGCGCAACGGTTTCTCCGCCGAGCAGATCGACCGCACGTTGCAGGCGATCCCGGCGCTGCCCAGCCCGCCGGCGGAAGCGGATTCCGAGATATTGTCAATTATCGGTTTCCAGCATCCGGACGTGCCGGGCCTCGGCTGGCAACAGGCCGCCGACTGTTTCGACCCGGCGCAGTACACCAGTTTCTGGTGGACCAATCAGGCCGACGGACACCCGCTCTACACCCACGTGCACAGCGGCAACCTCACCGTGCAGCTGTTTTCACTGCTGTTCGAGCCCAACGGCTGGGCGCGCCCCGGCCGCGGCGGCCAGTACCCGCAAATGTTTGATTAA
- the tssJ gene encoding type VI secretion system lipoprotein TssJ, translated as MMTTPIASRWCGMLFLLLGALALGGCMSSAKSVPSRYSLVFDADRQVNAAAGAQPAPIKIRVLLLRSDAEFMDADFFSLQNDAKSVLGNSLLDSDQFFLTPGQTGKKLGGQSALDARYIGVIAEYQNLDGKTWRLSLPLPEPTETNFYKVWQFSPDELEAHIVAGVSGLRPVKKVD; from the coding sequence ATGATGACGACCCCTATCGCTTCCCGCTGGTGCGGGATGCTTTTTCTACTGCTGGGCGCACTGGCGCTCGGCGGCTGCATGTCTTCCGCCAAAAGCGTGCCGTCGCGTTACAGCCTGGTGTTCGATGCCGATCGCCAGGTCAACGCCGCCGCCGGCGCGCAACCGGCGCCGATAAAAATTCGCGTGCTGCTGCTGCGTTCGGATGCGGAATTCATGGATGCCGACTTCTTCAGTCTGCAAAACGACGCCAAAAGCGTGCTCGGCAATAGCCTGCTGGACAGCGATCAGTTCTTCCTGACGCCGGGCCAGACCGGCAAAAAACTCGGTGGGCAAAGCGCGTTGGATGCGCGCTACATCGGCGTGATCGCCGAATATCAAAATCTGGACGGCAAAACCTGGCGCCTTTCACTGCCGCTGCCGGAACCCACCGAAACCAATTTCTACAAGGTATGGCAATTCTCGCCGGATGAGCTGGAAGCGCATATCGTCGCGGGCGTGAGTGGCCTGCGCCCCGTAAAAAAGGTCGACTGA
- the tssA gene encoding type VI secretion system protein TssA translates to MAIDTDTLLAPVDADNPCGDNLEYDADFLAMEQAATGKAEQQFGSTIIPEEAPDWVQVERLATSLLARTKDLRVMLYLTRAWTQLRGLPGYADGLTLIHQSMARYWDALQPPLEFDGEADPLFRINALADLGDKAALAASVRAAPLLKSAAGEISLRDAGALLDGSKQECPNFPGGRARLQDELAQQDRPEGALVARIANTLSAIRGEVTRHLGESALPEMSALTKVFSLVALAGQSEAPAAAEPDAPPEAAAVQPPAAVQSATAPLNWRSAQIQSRDDAQLMLDKVKNYFRLHEPSHPAPLMIDRVQRLITLDFMQIVRDLAPDGLNQLETILGRPDNEENS, encoded by the coding sequence ATGGCTATCGACACCGATACCCTGCTGGCACCGGTCGACGCGGACAATCCCTGCGGCGACAACCTGGAATACGACGCCGACTTTCTGGCGATGGAACAAGCCGCCACCGGCAAGGCCGAACAACAGTTCGGCAGCACCATCATCCCGGAAGAAGCGCCGGATTGGGTGCAGGTCGAACGCCTAGCGACCTCGCTGCTGGCGCGCACCAAAGACCTGCGCGTCATGCTGTATCTCACCCGCGCCTGGACCCAGCTGCGTGGGTTGCCGGGCTACGCCGACGGGCTGACGCTGATCCACCAGTCGATGGCCCGTTACTGGGACGCCCTGCAGCCGCCGCTGGAGTTCGACGGCGAGGCCGACCCGCTGTTTCGCATCAACGCGCTGGCCGACCTTGGCGACAAGGCCGCGCTGGCCGCCAGCGTGCGCGCCGCGCCGCTGCTGAAAAGCGCCGCCGGTGAAATCTCGCTGCGCGATGCCGGCGCCCTGCTCGACGGCAGCAAGCAGGAGTGCCCCAACTTTCCCGGCGGCCGCGCACGGCTGCAGGATGAGCTGGCGCAACAGGATCGCCCCGAAGGCGCCCTGGTGGCGCGCATCGCCAACACCCTGAGCGCCATTCGCGGCGAAGTGACCCGTCATCTGGGGGAAAGCGCGCTGCCGGAAATGAGCGCGCTCACCAAGGTCTTTTCGCTGGTGGCGCTCGCCGGCCAGAGCGAGGCCCCGGCCGCCGCCGAACCCGACGCCCCGCCGGAAGCCGCCGCCGTGCAGCCACCCGCCGCCGTGCAGAGCGCCACCGCCCCGCTCAACTGGCGTAGCGCGCAGATCCAGTCGCGTGACGACGCCCAGCTGATGCTGGACAAGGTGAAAAACTATTTTCGTCTTCATGAGCCGAGCCACCCGGCGCCGCTGATGATCGATCGGGTCCAGCGGTTGATTACGCTGGACTTTATGCAAATCGTCCGCGATTTGGCGCCCGATGGGCTTAACCAACTGGAGACCATTCTCGGTCGCCCCGACAACGAGGAGAACAGCTAG
- the tagV gene encoding type VI secretion system accessory protein TagV codes for MKTRITLTLLTALTLAGCSTPPPPPPALNNDAIVSSEVNGVTLKHRAAVSAPQQFKPIGEEYRSLYAASIMSSPNYTGTAVGSLDNAAAFYALGEVENNWLAISAIRGGDLVGYIQANAGVPEARYKSTLRKDLPRRARAAKQDCVKVGGDSKACKNAGSATWILQ; via the coding sequence GTGAAAACACGGATTACCCTGACGCTGCTGACCGCCCTGACGCTTGCCGGTTGTTCCACGCCGCCGCCACCGCCGCCGGCGCTCAATAACGACGCCATCGTCAGCAGTGAGGTCAACGGCGTCACGCTAAAGCACCGCGCCGCAGTGAGCGCGCCGCAACAGTTCAAGCCGATCGGTGAGGAGTACCGCAGCCTGTACGCCGCCAGCATCATGAGCAGCCCGAATTATACCGGCACCGCCGTCGGCAGCCTGGACAACGCCGCCGCGTTCTACGCGCTGGGCGAAGTGGAAAACAACTGGCTGGCGATCTCCGCCATCCGGGGCGGCGACCTGGTGGGTTACATCCAGGCCAACGCCGGCGTACCGGAAGCGCGCTACAAATCGACGCTGCGCAAAGATCTGCCGCGCCGCGCGCGCGCCGCCAAACAGGACTGCGTCAAAGTCGGCGGCGACAGCAAGGCGTGTAAAAACGCCGGCTCAGCCACCTGGATCCTCCAGTAG
- the tssB gene encoding type VI secretion system contractile sheath small subunit, which produces MSNSKSRSGQKFIARNRAPRVQIEYDVEIYGAERKIQLPFVMGVMADLVGKAVDPQASVEERKFMEIDVDNFDERMKSLKPRVAYQVDNTLTGEGKLNIDLTFESMEDFSPAAIARKVDALDNLLDARTQLSNLLSYMDGKNGAEELISKILQNPALLQSLTDAPKPAVNDENNERED; this is translated from the coding sequence ATGTCAAACTCGAAATCCCGCAGCGGGCAGAAATTCATCGCCCGCAACCGCGCGCCGCGCGTACAGATTGAATACGATGTCGAAATTTATGGCGCAGAGCGCAAAATCCAGCTGCCGTTCGTGATGGGCGTGATGGCGGATCTGGTGGGGAAAGCGGTCGATCCGCAAGCCAGCGTGGAAGAGCGCAAGTTCATGGAGATCGACGTCGACAACTTCGACGAGCGCATGAAATCGCTGAAGCCGCGCGTCGCTTATCAGGTCGACAACACCCTGACCGGCGAAGGCAAGCTGAACATCGATCTGACCTTCGAAAGCATGGAAGACTTCTCCCCCGCCGCCATCGCCCGCAAGGTCGACGCGCTGGACAATCTGCTGGACGCCCGCACCCAGCTTTCCAACCTGCTGTCCTACATGGACGGCAAGAACGGCGCCGAAGAGCTGATCTCCAAGATCCTGCAAAATCCGGCGCTGCTGCAATCCCTGACCGACGCGCCGAAGCCGGCGGTTAACGACGAAAACAACGAGCGTGAGGATTAA
- a CDS encoding DotU family type VI secretion system protein, whose amino-acid sequence MAPAANPLVDAANPLLNAISQIRQSATHANPAQLRQQLIDEMRRFEIRGQRANLPYEVIIGARYCLCTALDEAAALTPWGSNSVWSGSGLLVTFHNETWGGEKFFQLLAKLSQSPREHINLLELINYCLLLGFEGRYRVMENGRSQLETMKQRLLQLIRSVRGGYAPPLSPHALDLPVQQKLWRPLVPLWACVALTGFLASLLFIALNWRLGDNTSPVLAAIYQTNLPQVAIGNPAPAAPPTLSLKSFLRKEIAEGLVVVRDEAQQSVVILKGDGLFDSAATTVRANYIPVIDRIAAAMNGVSGKILVTGYSDNVPIRSARFASNWELSLARAEAVSARLQKHLANPQRVKAEGRGESNPVAPNDNKVNRALNRRVEITLLVAPENTQAEINGLPQGTGK is encoded by the coding sequence ATGGCGCCGGCGGCCAACCCGCTGGTGGACGCCGCCAACCCGCTGCTGAACGCCATTTCGCAGATCCGCCAGTCGGCCACGCACGCCAACCCGGCGCAGCTGCGCCAACAGCTGATCGACGAAATGCGCCGCTTCGAGATCCGCGGCCAACGCGCCAACCTGCCGTACGAGGTGATCATCGGCGCGCGTTATTGCCTGTGCACCGCGCTGGATGAAGCGGCGGCGCTGACCCCGTGGGGCAGCAACAGCGTGTGGTCCGGCAGCGGGCTGCTGGTGACCTTCCATAACGAAACCTGGGGCGGCGAGAAATTCTTCCAGCTGCTGGCCAAGCTGTCGCAAAGCCCGCGCGAGCACATCAACCTGCTGGAGCTGATCAATTATTGCCTGCTGCTGGGCTTTGAAGGCCGCTACCGGGTGATGGAAAACGGCCGCTCGCAGCTGGAAACCATGAAGCAGCGCCTGCTGCAGCTGATCCGGTCGGTGCGCGGCGGCTATGCCCCGCCGCTGTCGCCCCATGCGCTGGATCTGCCGGTACAGCAGAAACTGTGGCGCCCGCTGGTGCCGCTGTGGGCCTGCGTGGCGCTGACCGGCTTCCTGGCTTCGCTGCTGTTCATCGCCCTCAACTGGCGGCTGGGCGACAACACCAGCCCGGTGCTGGCGGCGATTTACCAAACCAATCTGCCGCAGGTGGCGATCGGTAACCCGGCGCCGGCCGCACCGCCGACGCTGAGCCTGAAAAGCTTCCTGCGCAAAGAGATCGCCGAAGGGCTGGTGGTGGTGCGCGACGAAGCGCAGCAAAGCGTGGTAATCCTCAAAGGCGACGGGCTGTTCGACTCCGCCGCCACCACGGTGCGCGCCAACTATATTCCGGTTATCGACCGCATCGCCGCCGCCATGAACGGCGTCAGCGGCAAAATCCTGGTCACCGGCTACAGCGACAACGTGCCGATCCGCAGCGCCCGTTTCGCCTCCAACTGGGAGCTGTCGCTGGCGCGCGCCGAAGCGGTCAGCGCCCGGTTGCAAAAGCACCTCGCCAACCCGCAGCGTGTCAAGGCCGAGGGCCGCGGCGAGAGCAATCCCGTCGCGCCGAACGATAACAAAGTGAACCGCGCGTTGAACCGCCGGGTAGAAATTACGCTGTTGGTCGCCCCGGAAAATACCCAGGCGGAAATCAACGGCTTGCCGCAAGGAACCGGAAAGTAA